The following proteins are co-located in the Flavobacterium sp. CECT 9288 genome:
- a CDS encoding GLPGLI family protein: protein MNINKILFLLFCGVNSFSQNFISAGKIDYEMMIYSGTSYDNYTASLLFNDSFSRFNYNSKDIGDRVTENKVNDNNTSIIIKKSDTTNYAIFNDLKKVVLYTVGGNEVIFENGTKQEWELVNEEKKIGNLVCFKATCDFRGRSYTAWYAISIPIPLGPWKFKGLPGLIIELSDSKNEVIFSVKKIEIPFQSEVNGIDPKYNLISREEAKIITSAQLIKQKAKLEERAKILESKVSKGERLKINVSTPILKKGIELD, encoded by the coding sequence ATGAATATAAACAAAATTCTTTTTTTACTTTTTTGTGGAGTAAATAGTTTCTCTCAAAACTTTATTTCTGCTGGGAAAATAGACTATGAAATGATGATTTATTCAGGAACTTCATATGATAACTATACCGCTTCATTATTGTTTAATGACTCTTTTTCGAGATTTAATTATAATAGTAAAGATATTGGAGATAGAGTTACTGAAAACAAAGTGAACGATAATAACACCTCAATAATTATCAAAAAATCAGACACTACTAATTATGCTATTTTTAATGATTTAAAAAAAGTGGTCTTGTATACTGTAGGTGGTAATGAAGTTATTTTTGAAAATGGAACAAAACAAGAATGGGAGCTAGTAAACGAAGAAAAAAAAATAGGTAATTTAGTTTGTTTCAAAGCGACTTGCGACTTTAGAGGACGCTCATACACTGCATGGTACGCTATTTCTATTCCAATTCCGTTGGGTCCATGGAAATTTAAAGGACTACCTGGATTAATTATTGAACTTTCGGATTCCAAAAATGAAGTGATTTTTTCTGTTAAAAAAATAGAAATCCCTTTTCAAAGTGAAGTAAATGGTATAGATCCTAAATACAATTTAATATCAAGGGAAGAAGCCAAAATAATTACTAGTGCACAATTGATCAAGCAAAAAGCTAAGTTGGAAGAGCGAGCTAAAATTTTGGAAAGTAAAGTTTCAAAAGGAGAGCGTTTGAAAATAAATGTATCTACACCTATTTTAAAAAAAGGAATTGAATTAGATTAA